CGACGTTGGCGCATTTCCTCGTCTGAGAGGTCCAACAGATTTTCGCCATCAAGACGGATCTCTCCAGACTCAATGACTCCGGGCGGGCGGATCAGGCGCATGATGGCCAGGGCAATAGTTGACTTTCCCGAACCGGACTCCCCAATCAGACCAAAGCGTTCGCTAGCCTTCACACCGAAGGTGATAGCGTCTACAGCTTTGACTATCCCGCGGGATGTATGGTAGTACACCCGCAGGTCGTTCACTTGAAGTGCTGAAGCCATACGACAAGAAAGACAGCCGTGGAATCTGGAATGGAATTGTGCACGCGGTAGTGGTTAAAACAAGTTCTGCTGGACTTGACGAAATCGGAAATAATACGACCTGTGCTACTTCATACCCTGTACAATAATAGTAAAAATATTATCTGAGTCGCGTTTCCTGCTATCTGGCTGAACACACGTGTGCTCAACTCACCTTGATCAGTATAGCAGGAATTGAAACCCGAGTCAAGAGCTTTCCGGGGGATGTTCCTCTACATTGACTCACAGGGAGGGTTTGTGCTACCCTATCATCCTAGATTTGGGCCATGCCAGCTCGATTCAGATGTAAAAGTGCAAAGATAAGTAATAATACTCAACCTGAGAAGGACGACCGAAAATGCTACCAACTAAGATCGTCGCAATCGGCGCAGGCAGCGCCATTTTCGGCCTCAATACCGTTGCCGCCCTGATGGGCAGTGAACGCCTGCGGGGCAGTCACCTGGCGCTGGTCGACAGAAACGCCGAGACACTGGCCCTGATCACCCGGTTGGCCGAACGACTCAACCGCGAATGGGACGCTGAAATGACGATCAGCGCCCACACCCATCACAATGATGCACTCTCAGGCGCCGAGTTCGTTGTTTCAGCCATCGAAGCACCGCCGCGCGAAGTTCTCTGGCGGTCCGACTTCGAGATCCCTCTCAAGTATGGTGTGCGCCAGCCCTACGCCGAAAACGGTGGCCCGGGCGGATTCATCCATGCCGCCCGTAACATTGGGCCGGTGATGGAGATCGTTCACGACATGGAGCAACAATGCCCCGACGCATGGTTCCTTAACTACACTAACCCCATGATCCGTATCTGCGATGCCATTGCTCGCTACAGCGAGATCAAGGTCGTTGGACTCTGCCATCAGATACACGCTGCCTATGGGATGATTGGCTATGCTCTTGCCGATGACCTTGGCATCACAGTGCCAGAACCAGTCACATCCACACATGCTGATCCCTATACCTGGCCGCCTCTGGTAAAAGTGATCCATCAGGCGATGAAGCGCATCGACATCCAGGCGGCCGGAATCAATCACTTCAGTTGGGTGCTGGGCATCTACGACAGACAAAATGGCCGGGATCTGTATCCGCTCTTCACAGAACGTTGGGCAGAGCTGGACCCCACCTTCGAACCTCTGACCCGGCGCATCTATGACATCTTCGGCCTATTCCCCGTTGCCGGCGATGAGCACATGTGCGAATACCTGCCCTGGGTAAACGATCCCATTACCAAACCCTGGGAGAAATACGACATCAGCCTCTACGACTGGGGTCTGTGGGAGGATTTGCGGAGGATAGGGCATGACGATATTGCTGAGATGGGTGCAGGCGAAAAAGACATCGGCTTTCTTCGGGAGGTGGATAGCGAAGGGGCTCTGGAGTTGATTGTCAATATCGCCGGCGCTGGAAACCACTACCACCCTGCCGTCAACCTGCCCAACCAGGGTTACATCGCTAACTTACCTGACGGCTCTATCGTGGAGGTGCCGGGTCTGGTTAGTGGAGCGGGCGTGCAAGGCGTGGGAGTGGGGAATCTGCCGGAGCCTGTCGCCGAATTATTGCGCCGCGAGCTCACCGTCGCCCGCCTGGGCATCGACGCCGCCATACACGGAGACAGACAGGCCGCGCTACAGTGCCTGCTGCTGGATCCGATCGTCAGTGATCTGGAGGTGGCTCGACTCATCTTGGATGACTACCTGAAAGTTTACCGGGACTACCTTCCTCAGTTTTGGTAGACGGTGGCATCCGCCAACGCAGTAGACTGACGCCGGATAAAGACTGATTTCAGCATTGTGAGCGTATGAGCAGTAAGAACGCCCTTTACCTGAACGATAATGCAAATATCGGCATGGTCCATTTTCGCTCCATTCCATCTTGAAAAATTCGCGGAGAGGCTTCCTTCTACAAGCTGGTGATGCGTGAATGAGGGCCGTTTCAGCGAACGTCTCGATTAAACTGGAAGATAGCGAACCATGAGTGATGAGCAAGCAGAAAAACTGAAGCAATTGACAACACTCATCAATCGATAAGGAGAAACAACCTGTGCGTATCGCAATCTCACTACAAACCAACAATGACCTGAACAGCATCGTCGCTCAGCATTTCGGACGTTGTCCCTATTTCGCACTGGTGGACATGCAGGGAAACGAGGTCCAGGCAATAGAAGTCATCGACAATCCCTATTATGCTGGTCATCAGGTAGGGGAGATTCCACGGTTTATCCATGAACAGAAAGCAGATGTCATGCTTAGTGGCGGGATGGGCGGCCGGGCTATCCAATTCTTCGAACAGCTTGGCATCGGAGTTGCAACCGGCGCCAGCGGTACGGTGCGTGATACGTTGGCAAGCTACAACGCCGGTGAACTGCGTGAGGCTGCTCCATGCGCCGAGAGTGTTGCGCATGGCCACGGGCATGAGCAGGATTAGAAGGATCTTAGCCCGAGCCTGGCGAAAGATCCCATCCCCCGCGCCGTCAAAATGCCTGCAACCGATGTTATCTTCGTCCAGACCGACGAGCCGAGCGTGGACCCGACCGCCGCCGAAAAAATGGACCACAAACCTGGCACCATGCCCGATGGCGCTATCATCGTCTGGGCATCAACCGCCGGCCCGATGTCAAACCCTCAGTCAGTCGGGGAGCACCACCAATTTTACAACCTACCTGCGTTTTTCCCACAACACAACCAAACCAACAACTAACCCGACAGCCAACGCAGCCAGAGCGAATTTCCGTGCGGGAGAATTTGTTTCCTCCACTTTTGTTATCGCTTCTGTGTCGACTTCATCCAGCAGCGTTACCGTGCCGGCATCGCCATCAACCAGAATGCGCTGACCATTTTCGATACGCTGGGTTGCCATACCTGTACCCATCACCGCTGGGATCCCGTACTCTCGCGCCACGATGGAACCGTGGGCCAATGCGCCTCCAATGTCGGTGACCAGCCCCTTCGCCCGGGCAAAGAGAGGCGTCCAGGCCGGGGTGGTGGTCGTGCAGACGAGGATCGTGTCCGGGACCATCCTGTCGAAGTCTTGCGGGGACCGGATAACGCTGGCCGGTGCAGTGACCCGGCCGGGACTGACAGCGAAGCCATCCAACGTGGGGCCTGCGCTGATGGTGCGGGATTTAGGCTCGAACATGGCCATGTCGATCGGCCCGAACTTCATCCGGCCATCCGGCGGAACCACCACCGGTGGATCGAGGCGCTTGCGCGCTTCGCGCAGAATGCGTCGCTCCCGGGCCTGGCTGGCCAGGTCTGGTCGACCGACACCATCCGCGCGTGCATTGATGGCCTCCTCCAGTTCTGCGCTCTTCAGATAGAAGACATCGACCGGCGCATCGAGGGAGCCGGCTTCCGTGAGCCGTCTGCCCAGTTCGAGGGCCAGCCGTCGCAGAGCAGGCCAGGCCGCGCCCACATAGAAGAGCGCCTCTTCCCGGTAGGGCGAGTAATGCTGCGCCCAGCCCAATAAGCGCCTGAAAATCGGGCGCTGGGTGGGATTCAATGAGCGTTCCGTGCGCGCGACCAGCGCCTCTCTCTCCCGCGCCAGCTCGGCCTGGCGAGCGAGCGCATCCCGCTCCGGGTAGGCGACGGCCGCCTGCAAGCTCAACAGAACAGGGAGGGGATCATCCGCCAGGGTAGGTGCAACGAAGTCCAGGTTGTAGACCTGGTGGCCATACGCATCAAGATATTGCTGCAGGTTGTCCAGCACCGCCTGCCCGTCCGCATGCTCCGCCAGCATATCGAGCAAGCGTGGAGCTGGCGTATTCAACACCTGTTTCCGCAATGTCTCAGAGGCCTGGATCTTTCTGGCGATGGCTTCCAGCCGGGCCTGCGCCTCCACCGCCTTGGATGGGAAGCCGCGCAGAAAAGAGCCGCTGGTCAGGCAGGCGCCGTTTGACCGGCCGCGCCCAACCGATTTCAGAAAGCGGTTGAGCGCGGCATCCGTGACTCGCGCCAATCCCAGGGGTACAGCCGCCGCAAACCAGTAGATAGCATCCTCTGCGGCAAGTTCACGCACACCCTGCAACAGAGTCTCGTCGGACGCATTGGGCAAGTCGATGCTCTTCCAATGCTCGATGGCAGCCCGATAGTCAGGCAATGACTCGTCTCGCCAACGGGGAACCAGGTGGCGGATCATCTTCGGCAAGACGACCGTATAGATGCGCAAGACAAGCGGAACAATCTTCAAGCTGAAGTCAAAGCTGGCGATGCTGTATGCGTAGCCATTGACTGTGGCGGCAAAGGGCGGTTCGACGAAGTCCCACACGTTGATCTCGAAGCCGCTCAGGTCGGTCAAAGAAACGCCAATTTCATCCATCGATTTATCCAGGCCGTTTTGCAGATAAAGCTCGTCGAAAAGCGGGGAGAGGGGTTCCGGCATGTGCTCGACGACTTGTCGTCGCATCCAGATAGTGCCGGGCCTGGGCGGATCCCAACGCACATCTCGCAACGGCACCGGTGGCAAATTGGTGATGGGGCGCGCTTGCAGAATGGCGATTTTGCCGCCGAATATCGCCCATTCAATGTCCATCGGCAAACCATAATGCGCCTCGATCTGTGCGCCATACCGTGCCAGCTCGATGGCCGTGGCGTCGTCCAGGACCCGTTGATCTTGTTGTGATTGGGGTGTGGATCGCTCCTCTGTGCCATTGTCAATCAGCACCGTCATCACCGTTTTGGTGGTTGTCTCGCGGGATATTATCTGCCAGGTCGATTTATCCACGACCACGGTGTCGGGTGTCACTAGCCCACCGACAATCGCCTCACCCAGGCCCCAGGTGGCGTTGATAACGATCTGGTCGCGCTCGCCATCAATCGGGTTGGCTGTAAACAGAACGCCGGCGGACTCGGCCGGAATGAATTGTTGCACAACTACTGCGAGGCTCACAGTGGCGGGGTCAATGTCCTGACGCATCCGGTAGGAGAGGGCGCGGGCCGTCCACAAACTGGCCCAGCATTTTTTCACCGCATCCAATAATGCGCGCCCCCCTCGAATGTTGAGATAAGTGTCCTGCTGACCGGCGAAACTCGCTGTGGGCAAATCCTCGGCGGTGGCGGAAGAGCGCACGGCAACCGGGATCGCCCCTTCCATGGTCAAATCCGCATACGCCTCCAATAAATCGATCTGGATGGCCTCCGGCATGTCGCCAGCGAGAAAGCGCTCTTTGATAGCTGCGGAGGCCTCTTCAGCCGACTGCGGATCGTCGGCCGCAACCGCAGAGGCCAGCTCGGTGATCTGATGCTGTAACCCATTTTCGTTCACAAATGCACCATACGCTTCCGTCGTCAGGACGAATCCGGCGGGAACGGGAAAACCGGCTGCGGTCAACTCTCCGAGATTGGCGCCCTTGCCCCCCGCGAGCGGGATGTCGTTTTTGCCAAGTTGCGTGAAAGGAGTGGTGTAAGTCATGGTGATGTCTCCGTTTTAGTATTCGAAAAAGCTAACCCCAACGTTACTACTCAGGCTCGGCAGGAAAATGACTTGTTTGCGCTCAGATCAACCACAGATTGCCCAGATTCCACAGATTTTTTTGTTTGAATCTGTGTCAATCGGCGAAATCTGTGGAAAACCCGGGACTGCCTGAGCAGTTACGTTTTCTGGTTATGCTCTGGCGACGCCGCGCACGAAGAGCCCGAAAGGGATGAAGCAGATCAGGCCCAGAATGAATACCACAATCACGTCGACCAGAACGAACGGCGCGCCGGTCATGATCGGCGCCAGGAGCAGGAACACAATCAGGCCGATGAACAACATGCTGCCCTGAAAGAGAAGTCCCGTGCCACCCACGTAGCCCTGCTCCTGGTGCCGCCACAGCAGCACGCCACCGACGACCCATGCCGGTATCATCAGAAAATCCGCCACAAGCAGCGCCACTTCAGTCCTGGGAATAGCTGTCTGGTTGACGATGGCATTGGCCAGCTCGCCCAGGGTGCGCAACAGGAAGAGTGTCCCCAGTCCGGTCAGTACGCCGCCGGCCAATCGTTCTGGTACATTTCCGCTGAGCCGCTGCTGCACTGCCTTTCCATCGATGCTGGCTACCAGGCCAATCATCGTGTACAGGCTTAACGCCAGGAGCGCGAGATAAGATAGAAACGCCCAATTGAACGGCATGGCAAAGAGGTAGACGATGGTGTTATACACGATGAAAAAGAGCGCGCCCGGCCAAAAGAGCAGCCCGATGAGCTTGCCGCGGCGCGCGAAGTACATCGAAACGAGCAGGATAGGCACGCCGATAAAAAGATTCACCACATCATTGGCGACGAAAGTTTGCGCCAATTCCTCCGATGGATAGATGTCGGACCGGTACAAGAGACCAGCCACGGACACCGCGGCCATGAGAAGAGCGACGATGAGAGACGAAGCATAGGCCACGGTGAGGCTTCGCGTGATCGGCAGCGAATCGCCTGGGGTTGTTGTGTTGGTTGGGGTCATGTTTCTACTTTCGAGTCGATAGTCATTAGTGGACACTGATCACTGACAACATCATGAGCAAACGCAGAGAGGAGAGAGAAGTAGATATCCTTGCGCCTCTTCCGCGGCCAGCCATTGGGGCCTGGTTGAATCATAACACAACACGGGCAGCGGGACAATGACCTGAATCATATGCCGGCAATTCCAAAACGATTATGCAGGACTCCGGAGCGAAGCGGAAGGAGCAGCGCGCGGGCTGAGAGAGGGGTCGTGAGAGTTTTCCAGTAAGAATATGGCGGGGGAGCAGCTGTGGTATAATGGTTGCAGGAAGTCGGTGTAGTCTTCTGTCGGGTGCCCCATGGGCGTCCGCACTGAATGGCGACCGCGATCCACTCAGGGTTGCTGCGCCTGGTCACCAGATCACGCCAGTGTAAGTGAAAGTCTGACGCTTTTTGGATGGAGTCTTGCCTGTTGCCTGCAAAAGGAGGTTGAAGTGAATCGTAAACAACTGACCCTGTCGGTCGTTGTCTTGTTCGCCCTGGTTGTGTCGGCCTGCGCGCCCATACTGGTATCACAACCACAAACACCAGCGGAGGGCTTCCCCACCGCCGCCATTGCGACAGTCCCCGAAACCGAGAGCGGGGAACCGCTTGAAGTGAAAGTTCTCACGGTCGCCATGTTTGAAGTTGGCGAGTCTACAGGTGACTTCCCGGGTGAAGTTCAACTCTGGGTTGAGGGTGAGGAAATGACCCAGGAGTACGACGTCACTGGGGCATTCTCGCCAGTCTATTGCAACAAGGCCGGTTTTTGTGCCATGGTCACCGGCATGGGGACGGCAAACGCAGCTGCCAGTCTGATGGCGGTTGGCCTGGATCCGCAATTTGACCTGACAAAGACGTACATCATGGTAGCCGGCATTGCAGGCACCCCGCCCGACGACGGAACTCTTGGCGCTGCAGCCTGGGCCGAGTGGGTCGTCGACGGAGATCTCGCCCATGAGATCGATTCTCGTGAGATACCAGAGTCGTGGGATTATCCTCTGTTCAGGCTGGGCTGTGCCGAGCCCTGGTGTGATGGAGGATGGTCATCCGGGACTGACGTATTCCATCTCAACGCCGACCTGGCGGAATGGTCCTACCAACTCTCCAAGGACGTCGAGCTGTTCGATTCCGAAGGAGCACCTGATTACAGGGCTAACTATCCCGAGGGCCTGCCGGCAAGGCAAACCCCATTTGTAACCAAGTGCGATAGTTTCGCTGCAAGCACCTACTGGCACGGCGCTCTGCTCTCGGATTGGGCCGAATGGTGGACCGATCAGTTGACTGATGGCCAGGGCAACTACTGCATGTCGAACATGGAAGACTCAGGAACGCTGACCTCCCTGAGTCGGCTTTCAGACGCAGGTTTGCTTGACCTGGACCGCGTGGCTGTGCTTCGCACCGCCAGTAATTTTGACCAGCAATACCCGGGCCAGACGGC
This genomic stretch from Chloroflexota bacterium harbors:
- a CDS encoding PEP/pyruvate-binding domain-containing protein, giving the protein MTYTTPFTQLGKNDIPLAGGKGANLGELTAAGFPVPAGFVLTTEAYGAFVNENGLQHQITELASAVAADDPQSAEEASAAIKERFLAGDMPEAIQIDLLEAYADLTMEGAIPVAVRSSATAEDLPTASFAGQQDTYLNIRGGRALLDAVKKCWASLWTARALSYRMRQDIDPATVSLAVVVQQFIPAESAGVLFTANPIDGERDQIVINATWGLGEAIVGGLVTPDTVVVDKSTWQIISRETTTKTVMTVLIDNGTEERSTPQSQQDQRVLDDATAIELARYGAQIEAHYGLPMDIEWAIFGGKIAILQARPITNLPPVPLRDVRWDPPRPGTIWMRRQVVEHMPEPLSPLFDELYLQNGLDKSMDEIGVSLTDLSGFEINVWDFVEPPFAATVNGYAYSIASFDFSLKIVPLVLRIYTVVLPKMIRHLVPRWRDESLPDYRAAIEHWKSIDLPNASDETLLQGVRELAAEDAIYWFAAAVPLGLARVTDAALNRFLKSVGRGRSNGACLTSGSFLRGFPSKAVEAQARLEAIARKIQASETLRKQVLNTPAPRLLDMLAEHADGQAVLDNLQQYLDAYGHQVYNLDFVAPTLADDPLPVLLSLQAAVAYPERDALARQAELAREREALVARTERSLNPTQRPIFRRLLGWAQHYSPYREEALFYVGAAWPALRRLALELGRRLTEAGSLDAPVDVFYLKSAELEEAINARADGVGRPDLASQARERRILREARKRLDPPVVVPPDGRMKFGPIDMAMFEPKSRTISAGPTLDGFAVSPGRVTAPASVIRSPQDFDRMVPDTILVCTTTTPAWTPLFARAKGLVTDIGGALAHGSIVAREYGIPAVMGTGMATQRIENGQRILVDGDAGTVTLLDEVDTEAITKVEETNSPARKFALAALAVGLVVGLVVLWEKRR
- a CDS encoding purine nucleoside permease, whose protein sequence is MNRKQLTLSVVVLFALVVSACAPILVSQPQTPAEGFPTAAIATVPETESGEPLEVKVLTVAMFEVGESTGDFPGEVQLWVEGEEMTQEYDVTGAFSPVYCNKAGFCAMVTGMGTANAAASLMAVGLDPQFDLTKTYIMVAGIAGTPPDDGTLGAAAWAEWVVDGDLAHEIDSREIPESWDYPLFRLGCAEPWCDGGWSSGTDVFHLNADLAEWSYQLSKDVELFDSEGAPDYRANYPEGLPARQTPFVTKCDSFAASTYWHGALLSDWAEWWTDQLTDGQGNYCMSNMEDSGTLTSLSRLSDAGLLDLDRVAVLRTASNFDQQYPGQTAAESVRAENDGFMPSVQNAYRVGSAAAQHIVDNWEEWKDGVPSLP
- a CDS encoding NifB/NifX family molybdenum-iron cluster-binding protein yields the protein MRIAISLQTNNDLNSIVAQHFGRCPYFALVDMQGNEVQAIEVIDNPYYAGHQVGEIPRFIHEQKADVMLSGGMGGRAIQFFEQLGIGVATGASGTVRDTLASYNAGELREAAPCAESVAHGHGHEQD